In the Leptolyngbya sp. FACHB-261 genome, one interval contains:
- a CDS encoding DDE-type integrase/transposase/recombinase → MDKNPAYLVAIETLKSEETITKDTELRQSKYLNNVIEQDHRSSTL, encoded by the coding sequence GTGGACAAGAACCCCGCTTATCTGGTTGCCATTGAAACGTTGAAGTCTGAAGAAACAATCACCAAGGACACCGAATTGCGGCAAAGCAAGTATCTGAACAACGTGATTGAGCAGGATCATCGATCAAGCACACTGTGA
- a CDS encoding MFS transporter: protein MRPALTLRQTFLYSATSAGINLINTTVSTWLLYCYAPPLNTGRPQALSIVVVGTLLALGRVWNAMIDPFIGHWSDVSRSRWGRRSPFLVAGSLLNLITLLCLWTPPTSQPSLLNALYFLVLTSAFYTGLSLVGVPYDGSLPEVATTAAAQVNLSMWKNIFGLAGVLGSAVLGSVVYGRWGPVAMGGVMGVIALATVGLTVRVLPASIPPTAAPMGFRQSLRCTLRNRPFLSLCCSTILVETAYAMLLANLPYFVTLVLHESEAAVGRFQGIVVLAMLVAAPGWNWLSRHYLNRQLLQVSLLGLALSSSLLAVVGWLPHGSIGLQAIVCFGLLGPFLGGYFVLVYALMAVVVEQDAWMTGQRREAFHYSLFTFAAGLGLSLSTLLVSPLFSHYGYTSEQPTGIRLVFVAATVLVLLGAWVFRGYRLSDALTEPPRQKRWHE, encoded by the coding sequence ATGCGCCCTGCCCTGACACTCCGACAAACATTCCTCTATAGCGCGACCTCGGCTGGCATCAACTTAATCAATACAACCGTTTCCACCTGGCTGCTGTACTGCTATGCGCCGCCGCTTAACACAGGTCGCCCGCAAGCTCTATCGATCGTTGTGGTCGGCACCTTGCTGGCGCTGGGGCGTGTGTGGAATGCGATGATTGACCCCTTCATTGGACATTGGAGCGATGTGAGCCGCAGTCGTTGGGGCAGACGATCGCCCTTCTTAGTAGCGGGCAGCCTCCTCAACCTGATCACCCTCCTGTGCCTCTGGACACCCCCAACGTCACAGCCGAGTCTACTGAATGCTCTCTATTTTTTGGTGCTGACGAGCGCCTTTTACACAGGACTCAGCCTTGTTGGCGTACCGTATGATGGCAGTCTGCCAGAGGTCGCGACAACGGCGGCAGCACAAGTCAATCTCAGTATGTGGAAAAACATTTTTGGCCTTGCTGGGGTGCTGGGCAGTGCGGTGCTAGGCAGTGTGGTCTATGGCCGTTGGGGACCGGTAGCTATGGGTGGCGTGATGGGAGTGATCGCGCTGGCAACGGTGGGTTTGACTGTACGGGTCTTGCCAGCAAGCATACCGCCAACGGCTGCGCCGATGGGCTTTCGGCAAAGTCTGCGCTGCACGTTGCGTAATCGCCCGTTTCTTAGCCTCTGTTGCTCCACTATCCTGGTGGAAACCGCTTATGCGATGCTGCTAGCCAATTTGCCCTACTTTGTCACCCTGGTGCTGCATGAATCCGAAGCAGCGGTAGGACGGTTTCAGGGCATTGTGGTCCTCGCCATGCTCGTTGCTGCCCCTGGGTGGAACTGGCTGAGCCGACACTACCTGAATCGCCAACTGCTACAGGTGTCCTTACTCGGCTTGGCGCTATCGAGTAGTCTGCTGGCGGTGGTGGGCTGGCTCCCTCACGGGTCGATTGGGCTGCAAGCGATCGTCTGCTTTGGTTTGCTGGGGCCGTTCCTGGGCGGCTATTTTGTGTTGGTCTACGCGCTGATGGCAGTGGTAGTGGAGCAGGATGCCTGGATGACCGGACAGCGACGCGAAGCCTTTCACTACAGTCTCTTTACCTTTGCTGCGGGTCTTGGTCTGTCGTTGTCAACGCTGCTGGTGTCGCCTCTTTTTTCTCACTATGGCTATACGTCAGAGCAGCCTACTGGGATTCGGTTGGTGTTTGTGGCCGCTACGGTGCTGGTGCTCTTGGGAGCCTGGGTGTTTCGGGGCTATCGCCTCTCTGATGCGTTGACAGAGCCTCCACGCCAAAAGAGGTGGCATGAGTAG